One Lactobacillus sp. ESL0785 DNA window includes the following coding sequences:
- the murG gene encoding undecaprenyldiphospho-muramoylpentapeptide beta-N-acetylglucosaminyltransferase, whose protein sequence is MRIIFTGGGTGGHIYPIMAIIERLKERKIATNDEILFVGTQKGLEAKIVPGAGVNFTTIEIQGFNRKHLLKNFSTVNMFIKATKKAKKILQDFKPDVVLGTGGYVSGAIVFEAAKLGIPTMIHESNSVVGVANKFLGHYVDKICYSFDDAAKQFSEKKKLVKTGNPRSQQVLGLHETEVDLQTKWNLNSNIPTVLIFGGSRGALAINRIMLQSLLKLKKKPYQVIWATGTFYYEKVIAKLAGIDYGNNIKILPYIEDMPALLPEMTCVVSRSGATSIAEFTALGVPAILIPSPNVTHNHQMKNALDLEKAGAALVLPENDLNPNNFISSIDHILLDTKYADEMSKSSRSLGVPDASDQVIKVMETISN, encoded by the coding sequence ATGAGAATTATTTTTACTGGTGGCGGCACTGGCGGTCATATTTACCCGATTATGGCAATTATTGAACGGTTAAAAGAGCGTAAAATTGCAACTAATGATGAAATTTTGTTTGTGGGCACGCAAAAGGGTTTGGAAGCCAAAATTGTTCCAGGAGCAGGCGTTAATTTTACGACAATTGAAATTCAGGGTTTTAACCGCAAACATTTGTTAAAAAACTTTAGTACCGTTAATATGTTTATTAAGGCAACTAAAAAGGCTAAGAAAATTTTACAAGATTTTAAGCCTGATGTTGTTTTAGGTACTGGTGGTTATGTCAGTGGTGCAATTGTTTTTGAAGCAGCTAAATTGGGTATTCCAACGATGATTCACGAATCAAATTCAGTTGTTGGTGTAGCCAACAAGTTTTTAGGGCATTATGTTGACAAAATTTGTTATAGCTTTGATGATGCTGCTAAACAGTTTTCTGAAAAAAAGAAATTAGTGAAAACAGGAAATCCACGTTCACAGCAAGTTTTGGGTTTGCATGAAACTGAAGTCGATTTACAGACTAAGTGGAATTTAAATTCCAATATACCGACAGTGTTGATTTTTGGTGGATCGCGTGGTGCATTAGCAATTAACCGAATAATGTTACAATCTTTACTTAAATTAAAGAAGAAGCCATATCAGGTGATTTGGGCAACGGGAACATTTTATTATGAAAAGGTGATAGCTAAACTTGCCGGTATTGATTATGGCAATAACATAAAGATTTTGCCATATATTGAGGATATGCCAGCATTATTGCCTGAAATGACCTGTGTAGTTTCTCGTTCAGGAGCAACAAGCATTGCTGAATTTACTGCTCTAGGTGTGCCTGCAATTTTAATTCCTAGTCCGAATGTGACACATAATCATCAAATGAAGAATGCGCTTGACCTGGAAAAAGCTGGAGCAGCATTGGTTCTTCCAGAAAATGACTTAAATCCCAATAATTTTATTTCTTCGATTGATCATATCTTGCTTGATACCAAGTATGCGGATGAAATGAGTAAATCTTCACGGTCTTTGGGTGTGCCAGATGCTTCTGATCAAGTAATTAAGGTAATGGAAACTATTTCTAATTAA
- the ftsZ gene encoding cell division protein FtsZ, whose translation MDFTFDSDDNKNAVIKVIGVGGAGGNAVNRMIDDGVQGVSFVAANTDVQALNSNKAENKIQLGPKLTRGLGAGSHPEVGQKAAEESEQTIEDALKGADMIFITAGMGGGTGTGAAPIVAKIARETGALTVGVVTRPFTFEGPKRSKNATEGIAQLKQYVDTLVIIANNRLLEMVDKKTPMMDAFKEADNVLKQGVQGISDLITSTDYVNLDFADVKTVMANQGAALMGIGRASGENRTVEATKLAISSPLLEVSIDGAKQVLLNITGGPDLTLFEAQDASEIVSKAAGDDVNIIFGTSINPNLGDEVVVTVIATGINSQAEEEASKQLPGRSHQIKAQAAASVQQTSQSDTVQQQPAPNQEEVTSQTTVQQAPKHKPMVDPTSVWGLNNDNPETRRTTPNNLERTDNLNSFTADDEQSSISQIETSAQDDDDADDIPFFRHRSEN comes from the coding sequence ATGGATTTTACGTTCGATTCAGACGACAATAAGAATGCAGTCATCAAAGTTATTGGTGTCGGTGGTGCCGGCGGTAATGCTGTCAATCGAATGATTGATGATGGTGTACAAGGTGTTTCCTTTGTTGCTGCAAATACTGATGTTCAAGCACTTAATAGTAATAAAGCAGAAAATAAAATTCAGTTAGGGCCTAAATTGACTAGAGGTCTAGGAGCTGGTTCACATCCAGAAGTAGGTCAAAAAGCGGCTGAAGAAAGTGAACAAACAATTGAAGATGCACTCAAAGGTGCAGATATGATTTTTATTACTGCTGGCATGGGTGGTGGTACTGGTACTGGTGCTGCTCCAATTGTGGCTAAAATAGCGCGTGAAACAGGTGCGTTAACTGTTGGGGTTGTTACCCGGCCATTTACATTTGAAGGCCCTAAGCGTTCCAAAAATGCAACAGAAGGTATTGCCCAATTAAAGCAGTATGTTGATACATTAGTAATTATTGCTAATAACCGTCTGCTTGAGATGGTTGATAAAAAGACACCAATGATGGATGCCTTTAAAGAAGCAGATAATGTCTTAAAGCAAGGTGTTCAAGGAATTTCTGACTTGATTACGTCAACAGATTATGTAAACTTGGACTTTGCTGATGTAAAAACGGTAATGGCAAATCAAGGTGCAGCTTTGATGGGAATTGGACGTGCTAGTGGTGAAAATCGGACAGTTGAAGCAACCAAGTTGGCAATTTCTTCACCATTACTAGAAGTGTCAATTGATGGTGCCAAACAAGTGTTGCTTAATATTACTGGTGGTCCAGATTTGACTTTGTTTGAGGCTCAAGATGCTTCAGAAATTGTTTCTAAAGCTGCAGGAGACGATGTTAACATTATCTTTGGGACATCAATTAATCCTAATCTTGGTGACGAGGTTGTAGTTACTGTAATTGCTACAGGAATTAATTCGCAAGCAGAAGAAGAAGCTTCTAAGCAATTACCGGGTCGCAGTCATCAAATTAAGGCGCAAGCTGCAGCAAGTGTTCAACAAACATCACAGTCTGACACCGTGCAACAGCAACCGGCTCCTAATCAGGAAGAAGTTACTAGTCAAACTACGGTTCAGCAGGCACCTAAGCATAAGCCGATGGTTGATCCTACAAGTGTTTGGGGTCTGAATAATGACAATCCAGAAACTAGACGGACAACGCCAAATAATTTAGAGCGGACTGATAATTTAAATTCATTTACTGCTGATGATGAGCAAAGTAGTATTTCACAGATTGAGACAAGTGCTCAAGATGACGATGATGCAGATGATATTCCATTTTTTAGACACCGTAGCGAAAACTAA
- the mraY gene encoding phospho-N-acetylmuramoyl-pentapeptide-transferase codes for MLIISIIALVSSLVLTAIFLPWMIIFMRSHHEGQEIRDEGPKWHQKKSGTPTMGGVIFVLAAAISSVWVAGWQQQLSKTIWILVISLLGYGIIGFLDDGLKLFYKRNLGLRAWQKLFLQILIAVVIVGIAASDNFKFKLYIPIVGVISSVILFTLFVIFWLVGFSNAVNLSDGLDGLATGLAIVAYGTYAYLALKQNNFAILIFCMSVIGGLISFFIFNHKPAKIFMGDAGSLALGGGLAAVSVFLNRPWSLLLVGIVFVCETASVILQVISFQTRGKRIFKMTPIHHHFEMLGWSEWKVDIVFWLVGLIGSILYLVIWG; via the coding sequence ATGCTCATAATTAGCATCATTGCATTAGTCAGTTCATTAGTTTTAACGGCAATTTTCCTGCCGTGGATGATTATTTTCATGCGCTCACACCATGAAGGCCAAGAAATTCGTGATGAAGGTCCTAAGTGGCATCAAAAAAAGTCTGGTACACCAACAATGGGTGGTGTGATCTTTGTTTTAGCAGCAGCTATTTCTTCTGTTTGGGTTGCTGGGTGGCAGCAGCAGTTAAGCAAGACTATCTGGATTTTAGTGATTAGTCTTTTGGGCTATGGAATTATCGGCTTTTTAGATGATGGACTCAAGCTTTTTTATAAGCGCAATTTAGGTTTACGGGCATGGCAAAAATTGTTTTTGCAGATCTTAATTGCAGTAGTAATTGTTGGAATTGCGGCATCGGATAATTTTAAATTCAAACTCTACATACCAATTGTCGGCGTGATCAGTAGCGTAATTTTATTTACTTTATTTGTCATTTTTTGGTTGGTTGGTTTTTCTAACGCTGTTAACCTTTCTGATGGTCTTGACGGCTTAGCAACTGGACTAGCAATCGTGGCTTATGGTACTTACGCGTATTTAGCCTTGAAACAAAATAATTTTGCCATTCTTATTTTTTGTATGAGTGTAATTGGTGGCTTAATTTCGTTCTTCATTTTTAATCATAAGCCTGCTAAAATCTTTATGGGTGATGCTGGTTCGCTTGCTTTAGGTGGCGGACTCGCAGCAGTCAGTGTCTTTTTAAACCGACCATGGTCATTGCTACTAGTGGGAATTGTTTTTGTTTGTGAAACGGCAAGTGTCATTTTGCAAGTTATCTCTTTTCAAACAAGGGGTAAGCGTATTTTTAAAATGACACCAATTCACCATCACTTTGAGATGCTAGGTTGGTCTGAATGGAAGGTAGATATTGTCTTCTGGTTAGTTGGTTTAATTGGTAGTATTTTGTATTTAGTAATCTGGGGTTAA
- a CDS encoding FtsQ-type POTRA domain-containing protein yields MPKKRVTKIDPKEKLSPYLDHQAGQSKNHQRDKVSDSLSKLHSERRSALIKRLGLIIVVSFVVLLGLGYYISPLASINSIRVEGADDLPPKEVVRASGIKASDKILDYLINHEEVSRQLTSKYTEVNNVNLQVKHFNQLILQINEHKTVGYIKINNRYRKILTHGKLGTRLLPWNKVNHDRPVFVGYNHEISLKHDLQLFNSLPSDFQDQVKLLSGNTRRKSQVIFLMKDGNVVIGDISTFKAKIKLYNKIKPLVKKNSLIDLEVGALSRPLTASEKKTYGLS; encoded by the coding sequence ATGCCAAAAAAGCGGGTAACTAAAATTGATCCTAAAGAAAAGTTGTCCCCTTATTTAGATCATCAAGCAGGACAAAGTAAAAATCATCAGCGTGATAAGGTGTCTGACTCACTTTCTAAGTTACATAGTGAGCGAAGATCAGCGTTAATTAAACGGTTAGGATTAATTATCGTTGTTTCATTTGTAGTACTTTTGGGGTTAGGTTATTATATTTCGCCTTTAGCAAGTATTAATAGCATTCGTGTTGAGGGTGCTGATGATCTTCCACCAAAAGAAGTGGTTCGTGCTTCAGGAATTAAAGCCAGTGACAAAATTTTAGATTACTTAATTAATCACGAAGAAGTTAGTCGGCAACTAACCAGTAAATATACAGAAGTAAATAATGTTAATTTACAAGTAAAGCACTTTAATCAATTAATTTTGCAAATTAATGAGCATAAGACAGTCGGTTATATTAAAATAAACAATAGGTATCGTAAAATTTTGACACATGGTAAACTAGGAACAAGGCTGTTACCTTGGAATAAAGTAAATCATGATCGACCTGTATTTGTCGGCTATAATCATGAAATATCTTTAAAACACGATTTACAGTTGTTTAATAGCTTACCTAGTGATTTTCAAGATCAAGTTAAGCTTCTCAGCGGTAATACTAGACGAAAATCACAAGTTATTTTTTTAATGAAAGATGGCAATGTGGTGATTGGCGATATTTCAACTTTTAAGGCAAAAATTAAACTTTATAATAAAATTAAACCACTGGTTAAAAAGAATAGTTTGATTGATTTAGAAGTTGGGGCTTTAAGTAGGCCACTAACTGCAAGTGAGAAAAAAACTTACGGTTTATCGTAA
- the murD gene encoding UDP-N-acetylmuramoyl-L-alanine--D-glutamate ligase, which translates to MKQIDTYNHKNILVLGLGKSGFAVSMLLLKLGAKLTLNDKADLKQNEHAQELEKKGVRVIGGQHPTKLLEQEHFDYLVKNPGIPYENPMVQKAMQLQVPIITEPEIALSVSDAPYVCVTGSNGKTTTVMLTQQILDHHLAPSGHHAYAVGNIGVPISEVVLKATKDDILVVEISSFQLLGVTDINPRVAAIVDIYHNVHLDYHKTFANYINAKLNVTRTQSADNYFVANYDQKDILEQEQALTKAQMQTFSETDRAADYFIADGYLQSQNEKIMKTSEMKLPGVHNQQNALVAIAISKLMGADNHDIQAVLTTFTGAKHRLQYVMTLDERKVYNDSKSTNIEAATVAIPSFSEPEVLIAGGLDRGFTFDSLVPLFKKHVKAIVLYGETKYLLADAARKAGIKQIIIENTLQEAVPRAYELTAPGDVLLFSPACASWDQFRTFEERGDYFINFVKDLKTK; encoded by the coding sequence ATGAAACAGATTGATACGTATAATCATAAAAACATTTTGGTTTTAGGTCTCGGTAAGAGCGGTTTTGCAGTAAGTATGTTGTTGCTTAAACTTGGTGCAAAGCTGACTTTGAATGATAAAGCCGATTTGAAGCAAAATGAACATGCACAAGAATTAGAAAAAAAGGGTGTCCGAGTGATTGGCGGTCAGCATCCGACAAAATTACTTGAACAGGAACATTTTGATTATTTAGTTAAAAATCCGGGAATTCCGTATGAAAATCCGATGGTGCAAAAAGCAATGCAATTACAGGTTCCGATTATTACAGAGCCAGAAATTGCATTGAGCGTCAGTGATGCACCGTATGTCTGTGTTACTGGTTCAAATGGTAAAACTACCACAGTAATGTTGACACAACAGATATTAGATCATCATTTAGCGCCAAGTGGACACCATGCTTATGCAGTAGGTAACATTGGAGTACCAATTTCAGAAGTTGTTCTTAAGGCAACGAAGGATGATATTCTAGTTGTTGAAATTTCCAGTTTTCAATTATTGGGTGTAACGGATATTAATCCACGAGTAGCAGCAATTGTTGACATTTACCACAATGTTCATCTTGATTATCATAAGACATTTGCTAATTACATTAATGCCAAGTTAAACGTGACACGAACACAATCCGCCGATAATTATTTTGTAGCTAATTATGATCAAAAGGACATTTTAGAACAAGAGCAGGCGTTAACTAAGGCGCAGATGCAAACTTTTTCTGAGACTGATCGGGCAGCTGATTACTTTATTGCTGACGGCTATTTACAAAGTCAAAACGAAAAGATTATGAAAACTAGTGAGATGAAACTACCAGGTGTCCATAATCAACAAAATGCTTTGGTAGCAATTGCCATTAGTAAGTTAATGGGTGCAGATAATCATGATATTCAAGCTGTTCTAACAACTTTTACTGGTGCCAAGCATCGGTTACAGTATGTAATGACTTTAGATGAGCGTAAAGTTTACAATGATTCCAAGTCAACTAATATTGAAGCTGCCACTGTTGCAATTCCGTCTTTTTCTGAACCTGAAGTGTTAATTGCTGGTGGACTTGATCGCGGCTTTACCTTTGACTCGTTAGTTCCTTTATTTAAAAAACACGTTAAAGCAATTGTACTGTATGGCGAAACGAAGTATTTATTGGCAGATGCGGCACGTAAAGCCGGAATTAAGCAAATTATCATTGAAAACACGCTACAAGAAGCAGTTCCTAGGGCTTATGAATTAACAGCACCTGGCGATGTATTATTGTTTTCGCCGGCTTGTGCTTCATGGGATCAATTCAGGACTTTTGAAGAACGTGGCGATTACTTTATAAATTTTGTTAAGGATTTGAAGACGAAATAA
- the ftsA gene encoding cell division protein FtsA, translating into MDNTNLLVGLDIGTTSVKAVVADSGKVIGAVAIPNKGMRHGNIVDIDETASAIGRALKEIAKKTNAPIYSVVTGIPVGMLQLETASDLINVSDSGQEVGNNDVRRVLRAAIKSAVKNEREPISFLPSRFLIDGKTEVDDPRKMIAHSLAVQGILLTAPASQLHNIKKAIERAGYQNNFFIPTPLAIASVALDESERTFGSIILDLGGGVTTATVIHDGQIKYANIDFEGGSDISNDISVVLSTSKKDAEQIKLDYGYADPSLASAKDKFAVNSVGSDGQQMVDEVYLSKVINARIMQIVERIGKGLAKHDALKLPGGIVITGGSSLLQGIDSIVANSLNVKTQIYQPDQIGMRNPVYSAAFGIVNYAYKMSDIDFLVISAIYSKNTQKQTTTVVQEKTKISKRPSTVSETKAKEEYNGHELLKREKTSHSKHKNNNQNKNKGVKNFFKKFFD; encoded by the coding sequence TTGGACAATACGAATCTATTAGTGGGTCTTGACATAGGTACCACAAGTGTCAAAGCAGTTGTTGCCGATTCAGGTAAAGTTATCGGTGCTGTTGCTATTCCCAACAAGGGAATGCGTCATGGTAACATTGTTGATATTGATGAAACAGCAAGTGCAATTGGCCGAGCATTAAAAGAAATTGCAAAAAAGACGAATGCGCCGATTTATAGCGTAGTCACGGGAATTCCAGTAGGAATGCTGCAGCTGGAAACGGCAAGCGATTTAATTAACGTTAGTGATAGTGGACAGGAAGTTGGCAACAACGATGTTCGCCGAGTTTTACGGGCCGCAATTAAGTCAGCTGTTAAAAATGAACGAGAACCGATTTCTTTTTTACCAAGTCGTTTTTTAATTGACGGCAAAACGGAAGTTGATGATCCACGCAAAATGATTGCCCATTCGCTTGCTGTTCAAGGAATCTTATTGACTGCGCCGGCAAGTCAACTACATAATATTAAGAAAGCAATTGAACGAGCAGGTTATCAGAATAACTTTTTTATTCCAACTCCGCTTGCAATTGCGAGTGTTGCCCTTGATGAAAGTGAGCGGACTTTTGGCTCAATCATTCTTGACTTAGGTGGTGGTGTTACTACTGCTACAGTTATTCATGACGGTCAGATTAAGTATGCCAATATTGACTTTGAGGGCGGCAGTGATATTAGCAATGATATTTCGGTTGTTCTTAGTACTTCCAAAAAAGATGCGGAACAAATTAAACTTGATTATGGTTACGCAGATCCTTCTTTAGCATCAGCTAAGGATAAGTTCGCTGTAAATAGTGTTGGCTCTGATGGTCAGCAAATGGTTGATGAAGTTTACTTGAGTAAAGTTATTAATGCGCGAATTATGCAAATTGTTGAGCGGATTGGTAAGGGTTTAGCCAAGCATGATGCCTTAAAATTACCGGGTGGAATTGTAATTACTGGTGGTAGCAGCTTACTTCAGGGAATTGATAGTATTGTTGCTAATTCTTTAAATGTTAAGACGCAAATTTATCAACCCGATCAAATTGGCATGCGTAATCCTGTTTATTCGGCGGCGTTTGGCATTGTTAACTACGCCTATAAGATGTCTGATATTGACTTTTTGGTTATTAGCGCAATTTATAGCAAAAATACTCAAAAGCAAACTACGACAGTGGTTCAAGAAAAAACTAAAATTTCAAAAAGACCATCAACTGTTAGTGAAACTAAAGCAAAAGAAGAATATAATGGACATGAGTTGCTAAAACGAGAAAAAACCTCACATAGTAAACACAAAAATAATAATCAAAATAAAAATAAAGGCGTAAAGAATTTCTTTAAGAAGTTCTTTGATTAA